From one Zhongshania sp. R06B22 genomic stretch:
- a CDS encoding flavin-dependent monooxygenase gives MSVAQAKSDANMFSAAEMMTAIREMQPRLRERAPETKAIRKVPQASIDELQDIGFFLALQPKRYGGLELTPQEFFRMQIALAEGCMSTAWASGIIAVHAFQIAIMDDRAQQAIWGDNIHTRVSSSYAPMGKVTVVDGGFKLSGRWGWSSGSDHCTWALLGAIIPGDGYRTFLVPKGDYKIIDTWQSMGLEGTGSNDIAVDDVFVPDYMTHKQTDGFACTNPGQALNTAPLYQLPWAQTFIRVVCTPAIGACKSAVELYKHAVLNKASGDPTKLAGDTQVQERIAAAVNGIDEMEALLFANFDKMMAMAEAGQAIPVEDRARYRYHASLVITKSIEIIDSLFEVAGGQSVFLGSEIQQRFLDIHTARAHVANNPTSFARNLGGLGLGMDNGDFFL, from the coding sequence ATGAGCGTAGCGCAAGCTAAAAGTGATGCAAACATGTTTTCAGCTGCTGAGATGATGACGGCGATACGCGAGATGCAACCGCGTTTACGCGAGCGGGCGCCAGAAACGAAAGCGATACGTAAAGTACCGCAGGCTTCTATCGACGAATTGCAGGATATTGGTTTTTTTCTTGCCCTACAGCCTAAGCGCTACGGCGGACTTGAGCTGACACCGCAGGAATTTTTCCGCATGCAAATTGCCTTGGCCGAAGGCTGTATGTCTACGGCGTGGGCAAGCGGGATTATTGCGGTTCACGCCTTTCAAATTGCCATCATGGATGATCGTGCGCAGCAGGCAATCTGGGGTGACAATATTCATACTCGGGTATCTTCATCGTATGCGCCAATGGGTAAGGTGACCGTTGTTGACGGCGGTTTTAAATTGAGCGGTCGTTGGGGCTGGTCTAGCGGCAGTGATCACTGCACCTGGGCTTTGCTTGGCGCAATTATTCCCGGTGACGGCTACCGGACCTTCTTGGTGCCCAAGGGTGATTACAAGATTATTGATACTTGGCAATCTATGGGTTTAGAAGGCACAGGTAGTAATGATATTGCGGTCGACGATGTGTTTGTGCCGGACTATATGACCCACAAGCAAACTGACGGTTTTGCCTGTACTAACCCCGGGCAAGCGCTCAATACCGCGCCGTTATATCAACTGCCGTGGGCGCAAACGTTTATTCGCGTGGTGTGTACTCCTGCGATTGGCGCTTGTAAGTCAGCAGTGGAGTTGTATAAACATGCGGTATTGAATAAGGCGAGTGGTGATCCTACTAAACTTGCCGGTGATACTCAGGTTCAAGAGCGAATTGCCGCTGCCGTAAATGGTATCGATGAAATGGAAGCGCTGTTGTTCGCTAATTTCGATAAGATGATGGCCATGGCAGAAGCAGGCCAAGCTATTCCAGTCGAAGACCGCGCGCGCTACCGCTATCACGCATCGCTGGTTATCACTAAGAGTATTGAGATTATCGACTCGCTGTTTGAAGTGGCGGGTGGTCAGTCGGTATTCCTTGGCAGCGAGATTCAGCAGCGTTTCCTTGATATTCACACTGCCAGAGCCCACGTAGCGAATAACCCTACCAGCTTTGCCCGCAATCTTGGCGGTCTGGGCTTGGGTATGGATAACGGCGATTTCTTTTTATAG
- a CDS encoding Rieske 2Fe-2S domain-containing protein gives MSQVAQVPRQPHIIEAAELPDRYARGWYCLGLASEYTSTPVKLNYFGTRLVAYRGEDGEMHILDGYCPHMGADLSEGCVEGNSIRCPFHAWRWGADGVCDEIPYAKRIPAKAVIRSYPTLEENHLLFMWFDPEGNPPIEEQRPPRIDDLFSDDWTIWHMDLMTINTNARELIDNMADVAHFGPIHGAPIKEFKNIVYKHTYRQELTGGSELLAEDGDLSSEATYHGPAYMNTFMTGKAEGMDIASRLLVTHVPINQGSFDLRFGVAVKKIAGMSDEQNDEMARQYVEQNRTAFFQDVHIWHTKTRVDNPVLCDGDGPINRLRQWYNQFYLDVADVPEAFAEKREYVVDCAIANS, from the coding sequence ATGAGTCAGGTAGCGCAAGTGCCGCGCCAGCCGCATATTATTGAGGCAGCGGAATTACCCGATCGCTATGCCCGTGGTTGGTACTGTCTCGGTTTGGCGAGTGAATATACTAGCACGCCGGTCAAACTTAATTATTTCGGTACGCGTCTGGTTGCCTATCGTGGCGAAGACGGCGAGATGCATATTCTTGACGGCTACTGCCCACACATGGGCGCCGACTTGAGTGAAGGTTGTGTGGAGGGCAATTCTATTCGCTGTCCTTTTCACGCTTGGCGTTGGGGTGCAGACGGTGTTTGCGATGAAATACCTTATGCCAAACGTATTCCAGCTAAAGCGGTGATTCGCAGTTACCCGACCTTAGAAGAAAACCATTTGCTGTTTATGTGGTTTGATCCCGAAGGGAATCCGCCGATTGAAGAGCAGCGTCCGCCGCGCATTGATGATCTGTTTAGCGATGACTGGACGATTTGGCATATGGATTTGATGACTATCAACACCAATGCTCGAGAGCTTATCGATAATATGGCAGATGTCGCCCATTTTGGTCCTATACATGGCGCGCCCATAAAAGAATTCAAGAACATCGTGTACAAGCATACCTACCGTCAGGAGTTAACCGGTGGTTCAGAGCTGCTGGCTGAAGATGGTGATTTGAGTTCCGAGGCCACCTACCACGGCCCTGCGTATATGAATACGTTTATGACTGGGAAAGCTGAGGGTATGGACATAGCTTCACGCCTATTGGTGACCCATGTGCCGATTAATCAAGGCAGTTTTGATTTGCGCTTTGGTGTAGCGGTGAAGAAAATTGCCGGCATGAGCGACGAGCAGAACGATGAAATGGCCCGCCAATATGTTGAGCAGAACCGCACAGCATTCTTTCAGGATGTGCATATCTGGCACACCAAAACACGGGTAGATAATCCAGTGCTGTGTGACGGCGATGGTCCTATCAACCGTTTGCGTCAATGGTATAACCAGTTTTACTTAGATGTTGCCGATGTGCCCGAAGCCTTTGCTGAAAAGCGTGAGTACGTGGTGGATTGCGCAATAGCAAATAGCTGA
- a CDS encoding VOC family protein, whose translation MDVRSLAYVVIESTDPQQWLEYGSNILGLMVAPTMPEDGNVYLKMDTRPYRFAIVKSDQNRLARCGWELADEAGLTAAKAELKAAGVAFEEGSEADAKARRVRGLIRLQDPSGNGLELFWGGELDYAKFISPKGISGFETGFNGDMGFGHAVLPAAKLGETHDFYKDLLGFGDSDYMHFKFSPDPADPGQGLHFMHVNNPRHHSLALYEDPANPVGCVHLMLEVTDVDEVGYCLDRVEAAEIPVVSTLGRHTNDNMLSFYMATPTGFAMEFGTDGLQMDWEGFTPTVTSLPSLWGHKFNMPDA comes from the coding sequence ATGGATGTTCGCAGCTTAGCTTATGTGGTTATTGAGTCAACGGACCCGCAGCAGTGGTTAGAGTATGGTAGTAACATCTTGGGACTAATGGTTGCACCGACCATGCCCGAGGACGGCAATGTATATTTGAAAATGGATACCCGGCCTTATCGGTTTGCCATTGTTAAGTCAGATCAGAATCGACTGGCTCGCTGTGGCTGGGAGCTGGCAGACGAAGCCGGTTTGACCGCCGCCAAGGCTGAATTGAAAGCCGCCGGTGTCGCATTTGAAGAGGGTTCCGAGGCGGACGCAAAAGCACGTCGGGTTCGCGGTTTGATTCGCCTACAAGACCCTTCGGGCAATGGCCTTGAGCTATTCTGGGGTGGCGAGCTAGATTACGCTAAATTTATATCGCCAAAAGGTATTTCAGGTTTTGAAACCGGCTTTAATGGCGATATGGGTTTTGGTCATGCGGTGTTGCCGGCGGCGAAACTCGGAGAAACCCACGATTTTTACAAAGATCTGCTAGGCTTTGGTGATAGCGATTATATGCATTTCAAATTTTCGCCAGACCCTGCTGATCCTGGGCAGGGCTTGCATTTTATGCACGTGAACAATCCCCGTCATCACAGTTTGGCACTGTATGAAGATCCGGCTAATCCTGTGGGCTGTGTCCATTTGATGCTAGAAGTGACTGATGTTGACGAAGTGGGTTATTGCTTGGATCGCGTTGAAGCGGCGGAGATCCCTGTAGTGTCAACCTTGGGTCGTCATACCAATGACAATATGTTGTCTTTCTATATGGCAACGCCGACCGGTTTCGCCATGGAGTTTGGTACCGACGGTTTACAAATGGATTGGGAAGGATTTACTCCAACTGTTACTAGCCTGCCAAGTTTGTGGGGCCACAAATTTAATATGCCGGACGCCTAG